One Carassius auratus strain Wakin unplaced genomic scaffold, ASM336829v1 scaf_tig00014271, whole genome shotgun sequence genomic window carries:
- the LOC113074303 gene encoding DNA-binding protein inhibitor ID-4-like, which yields MKASAPVRPHEVSSGCSQLSLRYLSERSRCKMEEKDHFFLQYDMNDCYSRLKLLVPTIPQDKKVSKVEILQHVIDYILDLQLALETHPSLLKQTSPPASTRTPLTQINTEQRTTGVNKEESILCR from the exons ATGAAGGCCAGCGCACCGGTTCGCCCTCATGAGGTTTCGTCTGGCTGCAGTCAGCTCTCATTGCGTTATTTGTCGGAGCGCAGCCGATGCAAAATGGAAGAGAAGGATCATTTCTTTCTGCAGTACGACATGAACGACTGCTACAGCCGACTCAAGCTCCTGGTGCCCACTATTCCGCAGGATAAGAAAGTCAGTAAAGTGGAGATCCTCCAGCATGTCATTGACTATATCCTGGACCTGCAGCTGGCGCTGGAGACGCACCCGTCTCTCCTGAAACAGACGAGCCCACCCGCCTCCACACGGACCCCTCTCACACAGATCAACACAGAGCAG AGGACGACGGGTGTCAATAAGGAAGAATCAATTTTGTGTCGCTGA